In one window of Leptospira sp. GIMC2001 DNA:
- a CDS encoding MBOAT family O-acyltransferase gives MIFNSIDFILFFPVVLILYWISGHKLQNRLLLVASLFFYGFWDWRFLGLLVLSSLVDFVAGLGIEKFADNPKKKKAFLIFSLISNLSVLGFFKYFNFFIENAVQFLSALGLNPDIHTLQIILPLGISFYTFQTLSYTIDVYRGELKPVRDIFDFALYVSFFPQLVAGPIERATRLLPQIQLPRQWNPVQFREGAFLILLGYFKKVFVADNIGDLVNSVFGMDDPSGGKITIALLAFFFQIYCDFSGYSDIARGLSKWLGFELMRNFNLPIFAVNIIDLYKRWHISLMSWLRDYIYLPLGGNRVSATRQHINNLFIFFISGLWHGASWNFIIWGLYNGILTSMYRILSPYFPKFGYDHIPAIYWTKYAFKATLTFCAFAFSGIWFRSESFEQSKLIFHNLFFEFGAWDNSLFQKLIRLTALLILVEISQFKSNDEFSIFKWKLPFRVGLYVALFYSILILGNFNKNEFIYFVF, from the coding sequence ATGATTTTCAATTCAATAGATTTCATTTTATTTTTTCCAGTAGTTTTGATTCTCTATTGGATCAGCGGTCATAAATTACAAAACCGTCTATTACTTGTTGCAAGTTTATTTTTCTATGGCTTCTGGGATTGGAGATTTCTTGGGCTACTAGTTCTATCCTCACTTGTAGATTTTGTTGCGGGACTTGGAATTGAAAAATTTGCAGACAACCCTAAGAAGAAAAAAGCATTTCTAATATTTTCCTTAATAAGCAACCTTTCTGTTCTCGGTTTCTTTAAGTATTTCAATTTTTTTATAGAAAATGCAGTTCAATTTCTTTCAGCACTTGGACTCAATCCAGATATTCATACTTTACAAATTATTTTGCCGCTCGGAATTTCTTTTTATACATTCCAAACTTTATCTTACACGATAGATGTCTATCGAGGCGAGTTAAAGCCAGTTCGCGATATTTTTGATTTCGCTTTATATGTTTCCTTCTTTCCACAGTTGGTTGCGGGTCCAATTGAGCGAGCAACAAGACTATTGCCTCAGATCCAATTGCCAAGACAATGGAATCCTGTTCAATTTCGAGAAGGTGCATTTCTCATTCTACTTGGGTATTTCAAGAAAGTATTTGTTGCAGATAATATTGGTGATTTAGTAAATTCTGTTTTTGGAATGGATGATCCGTCTGGTGGTAAAATTACCATAGCACTGCTTGCATTCTTTTTCCAAATTTACTGTGATTTCTCTGGTTACTCGGACATTGCTCGAGGCTTATCCAAGTGGCTTGGTTTTGAACTGATGCGCAATTTCAATCTGCCGATTTTTGCCGTGAACATCATTGATTTATACAAACGTTGGCATATCAGTTTAATGTCGTGGCTACGTGATTATATCTATCTCCCACTCGGTGGCAATAGAGTTAGTGCAACAAGGCAACATATCAATAACTTATTTATTTTTTTTATATCTGGATTATGGCATGGAGCATCTTGGAATTTTATCATATGGGGATTGTATAATGGAATCTTAACTTCTATGTATAGAATTCTCAGTCCATACTTTCCGAAATTTGGTTATGATCATATTCCAGCTATTTACTGGACGAAGTATGCGTTCAAAGCAACTCTCACTTTTTGCGCTTTTGCTTTTTCTGGAATCTGGTTTCGCTCCGAGTCTTTCGAGCAGTCGAAATTGATATTCCATAATTTGTTTTTTGAATTCGGCGCCTGGGACAATTCTTTGTTTCAAAAGTTGATTCGATTGACGGCACTTCTCATTTTAGTTGAGATAAGCCAATTCAAATCAAATGATGAATTTTCGATTTTTAAATGGAAGCTGCCATTTCGAGTTGGGTTGTATGTCGCACTTTTTTATTCAATACTAATCTTGGGGAATTTTAATAAAAATGAATTCATTTATTTCGTTTTTTAA
- a CDS encoding class I fructose-bisphosphate aldolase: MKTSDIVSLLGKEGESLLQFSNPKISKSQIHVPGADWVDRIFSQTNRSLPTLRSIQQILGSGRLADTGYVSILPVDQGIEHSAGASFAPNPMFFDPENIVKLAIDAGCNAVASTYGVLGSVARKYAHKIPFIVKINHNEFLSYPNKFDQIMFGTIEEAWNMGAVAVGATIYFGSDESARQIQEVSMAFEKAHELGMATILWCYTRNNAFKVDGKDYHTSADLTGQANHLGVTIQADIIKQKLPTNNGGYLATKHGKTHPKVYSDLSSDHPIDLTRYQVANCYMGRAGLINSGGESKGASDLAEAVTTAIINKRAGGQGLISGRKAFQKPFDEGVKLLNAIQDIYLSKDVTVA; this comes from the coding sequence TTGAAAACCAGCGATATCGTAAGTCTTTTAGGCAAAGAAGGTGAGAGCCTTTTGCAGTTTTCCAATCCAAAAATTTCCAAGTCACAGATCCATGTTCCAGGAGCCGATTGGGTAGATAGAATTTTTTCTCAAACAAATCGTTCACTTCCAACTCTTCGAAGCATTCAACAAATCCTTGGATCAGGTAGACTTGCCGACACTGGTTATGTTTCTATCCTTCCTGTAGATCAAGGAATTGAACATTCAGCTGGAGCGTCATTCGCACCGAACCCAATGTTCTTTGATCCGGAAAATATTGTTAAACTTGCGATTGATGCAGGATGTAACGCTGTTGCCTCCACCTATGGAGTTCTTGGTTCTGTTGCACGAAAGTATGCACATAAGATTCCATTTATTGTAAAAATCAATCACAACGAATTTCTTTCCTATCCAAATAAATTTGACCAGATCATGTTCGGAACAATTGAAGAGGCATGGAACATGGGAGCAGTTGCAGTTGGTGCAACAATTTATTTCGGATCTGACGAATCAGCAAGACAGATTCAAGAAGTTTCTATGGCTTTCGAGAAAGCACATGAATTAGGAATGGCTACCATACTTTGGTGTTATACAAGAAATAATGCGTTCAAAGTGGACGGTAAAGACTACCACACTTCTGCTGACCTTACAGGACAGGCCAACCATCTTGGAGTAACAATTCAAGCTGATATAATTAAACAAAAGCTTCCAACCAATAACGGTGGCTATCTTGCAACAAAACATGGTAAGACTCATCCGAAAGTTTATTCTGATCTGTCGAGTGATCATCCAATTGATTTAACTCGTTATCAAGTAGCCAATTGCTATATGGGACGAGCTGGTCTAATCAACTCTGGCGGAGAATCTAAAGGAGCTAGTGATTTGGCTGAAGCTGTAACAACTGCGATCATCAACAAAAGAGCTGGTGGACAAGGATTGATTTCTGGAAGAAAAGCATTCCAAAAACCTTTTGATGAAGGTGTAAAACTATTGAATGCAATCCAAGATATCTATCTTTCTAAAGACGTTACAGTAGCTTAA
- a CDS encoding response regulator transcription factor: MKTKKEKILIVEDDITLGESLSERLTKENYQIHWVTTLNDARNSVRNFEPDLVILDLRLPDGSGFRLAEEMNRMIVSPAFLFLTAQAGAPERLKGFELGAEEFIPKPFHLKELLIRMKRVLEKKKESNRKKIYYKGIEIRFDAFSLLKKSGEVIELSRRDCLLLDLLITNKDRTISRDEILDQLWGEDKFPTNRTVDNSIVRLRQSLDDQDSEAIRSVRGVGYQWIGDLESF, translated from the coding sequence ATGAAAACTAAAAAAGAAAAAATCTTAATTGTTGAAGATGATATCACACTTGGAGAGTCTCTATCTGAAAGACTCACAAAAGAAAATTACCAAATTCACTGGGTAACAACATTGAATGATGCGAGAAATTCTGTTCGAAATTTTGAACCTGATTTGGTCATCTTAGATCTCAGGCTTCCAGATGGATCTGGTTTTCGATTGGCTGAAGAAATGAATCGCATGATTGTATCTCCTGCTTTCTTATTTTTAACTGCTCAAGCTGGTGCTCCAGAAAGATTAAAAGGTTTTGAGTTAGGTGCCGAAGAATTTATTCCCAAACCATTTCATCTAAAAGAACTTTTGATTAGAATGAAAAGAGTTCTCGAAAAAAAGAAAGAGTCCAATCGCAAGAAAATATACTATAAAGGAATCGAAATACGTTTTGATGCATTTTCTCTTCTTAAGAAAAGCGGTGAAGTAATTGAACTAAGTCGGCGTGATTGCCTACTTCTTGATTTACTGATCACAAATAAAGATCGAACCATTTCAAGGGACGAGATTTTGGATCAACTATGGGGTGAAGACAAATTCCCTACAAACCGTACGGTTGATAACTCGATTGTTCGATTGAGACAGAGTTTAGACGATCAAGATTCGGAAGCAATTCGATCGGTAAGAGGAGTTGGTTACCAATGGATCGGCGACTTAGAATCTTTTTGA
- a CDS encoding sensor histidine kinase, with protein MDRKINRIYLSVFWLILSFSLGAWWFNLALRQIDLISELTSALGEPYKSLGANLISKQSRMIWMEGTFFLGLLTIGGSFLVWLSYRDLERNKMINDFFSTVTHEMNTPLAGLRLQVEGLLADLGSKSKHSQVLIRALKESDRIESQMEKAFYLASLMRSESLFIEPTKASDIKEFLSENYPSVSWNILSDEPIRTDKRAIESILKNLIENSYKHGKATSVEIKFTNSEKNQIKIEIQDNGSGFEGSWQNLGKPFIRHSNTSGSGVGIYIIKQLLDKMNGRIQFFSNENGFKASILLPKCVNKNEN; from the coding sequence ATGGATCGAAAAATCAACCGGATTTATCTTTCAGTTTTCTGGCTCATCCTGAGTTTTTCTTTGGGAGCTTGGTGGTTCAATCTTGCACTAAGGCAAATCGATCTGATCTCAGAATTAACTTCTGCGTTGGGCGAACCATACAAAAGTCTCGGTGCAAACTTAATTTCTAAACAATCTAGAATGATCTGGATGGAAGGAACTTTTTTCTTGGGTTTATTGACGATCGGAGGATCATTTCTTGTATGGCTCTCCTATCGAGACTTGGAAAGAAATAAAATGATTAACGATTTCTTCTCAACTGTAACTCACGAAATGAATACGCCACTTGCTGGACTTCGACTGCAGGTGGAAGGATTGCTAGCCGACTTGGGAAGTAAATCCAAACATTCGCAAGTACTCATTAGAGCACTCAAGGAATCTGACCGAATCGAAAGTCAAATGGAAAAGGCTTTCTATCTCGCAAGCCTTATGCGATCTGAATCACTATTTATTGAACCAACTAAAGCATCAGATATTAAAGAATTTCTATCGGAAAACTACCCTTCTGTTTCTTGGAACATTTTGTCCGATGAACCCATTCGAACTGATAAACGAGCGATCGAATCAATCCTAAAAAACCTAATTGAAAATTCCTACAAACATGGAAAAGCAACATCTGTTGAGATTAAATTTACGAACTCAGAAAAAAACCAGATAAAAATTGAAATCCAAGACAATGGTTCAGGCTTCGAAGGATCCTGGCAAAATCTCGGAAAACCATTCATTCGCCATTCAAATACTAGTGGAAGCGGCGTCGGAATATACATAATTAAGCAACTATTGGACAAAATGAACGGTAGAATCCAATTCTTTTCCAATGAAAATGGCTTCAAAGCATCTATTCTGCTTCCTAAGTGCGTAAACAAAAATGAAAACTAA
- a CDS encoding DUF1574 family protein: MNSFISFFKESKGFLWALVIVLCFELFLGLYPKTDYIDPTGVFYTTLKKEIAETKNDFDYIMLGDSRSLSIRGKKPEGNSPSFYNFSLPAAGTRYLKYFVAKYLEHNARPKAIIFALDPEQFRPAQQTSGFNVDTKIWALFKHRLLNLFSISENLQQYEGKEAYFIFKEALPNIVPSVRHRDGLDKTFTGMKGREVLEGDFPYYKSNTKLAELTNETYGQVNLGTYLEIPPGITLDMIQETVDSSVKILNQESADLQTLDEFLDYCENLNIPVILLEVPHAEGFTSTRLYKEVRLGFLERADKRKNVHWVPFPDANYPLDHFAEGIHFNEKGEVRVNRDFDNHIWPKILQLP, translated from the coding sequence ATGAATTCATTTATTTCGTTTTTTAAAGAATCTAAAGGATTTCTCTGGGCGCTAGTTATTGTACTATGCTTCGAGCTTTTTCTAGGTTTATATCCGAAGACAGATTACATCGATCCAACAGGAGTTTTCTATACTACTTTAAAAAAAGAAATCGCTGAAACCAAGAATGATTTCGACTATATCATGTTAGGAGATTCAAGATCTCTTTCGATCCGAGGCAAAAAACCAGAAGGCAATTCCCCTAGTTTTTACAACTTTTCACTTCCAGCAGCTGGAACAAGGTATCTAAAATATTTTGTAGCCAAGTATCTTGAACACAATGCACGCCCGAAAGCAATTATTTTCGCTCTAGACCCAGAACAATTTCGTCCTGCACAGCAAACATCTGGTTTCAATGTGGATACAAAAATATGGGCACTTTTCAAACATAGATTGTTGAATCTTTTCTCAATTAGTGAGAACCTTCAGCAGTATGAAGGTAAGGAAGCCTATTTTATATTCAAAGAAGCGCTACCTAATATTGTACCAAGTGTACGGCATAGAGACGGTTTAGACAAAACATTTACAGGAATGAAAGGACGAGAAGTCTTAGAGGGAGATTTCCCTTATTATAAATCGAATACAAAATTAGCTGAGTTGACAAATGAAACTTATGGTCAGGTGAATCTGGGAACCTATTTGGAGATTCCTCCAGGGATCACTCTTGATATGATCCAAGAAACTGTAGATAGCTCAGTCAAAATTTTAAACCAGGAATCTGCTGATCTGCAGACTTTGGATGAATTTTTGGATTATTGCGAAAACTTGAATATTCCAGTCATACTTCTAGAAGTTCCTCATGCTGAAGGATTTACTTCCACGCGATTGTATAAGGAAGTGAGATTGGGATTTCTCGAACGAGCCGACAAAAGAAAGAATGTTCACTGGGTTCCTTTTCCAGACGCGAACTATCCATTGGATCATTTTGCCGAAGGCATCCATTTTAATGAAAAAGGTGAAGTTCGTGTGAATCGTGATTTTGACAATCATATCTGGCCGAAAATACTTCAACTTCCCTAA